In Pseudoxanthomonas sp. SE1, the genomic stretch GCGCGCGAGGACCAGGATGCCTTCGCCGTCGCCTCGCACCAGAAGGCTCTCGCCGCGCAGGCCGCGGGCGAGTTCAAGCACGAGATCAGCCCCTACGAAGTGATCTCGCGCCAGCCCGATCTGGCCGGCAACACCGTTCGCTTGAAGAAGCTGCTGGTCGAACAGGATGAAGGTCCGCGCGCGGACACCTCGCTGGAAGGCCTGGCCAAGCTGCGCACCGTGTTCCGCAATCCGCAGTTCGGTGGCACGGTCACGGCCGGCACCTCGTCGCAGATGAGCGATGGCGCCGCGGGCGTGCTGCTGGCATCGGAACAGGCAATCAAGGACTACGGCCTGACCCCGCTGGCCCGTTTCGTCAGTTTCTCGGTCGCCGGCGTGCGTCCCGAAGTGATGGGCATCGGCCCGATCGCGGCCATCCCGAAGGCGTTGAAGCAGGCCGGTTTGACCAAGGACCAACTGGACTGGATCGAACTCAACGAAGCCTTCGCCGCGCAGGCGCTGGCGGTGATCCGCGACAGCGACCTCGATCCTTCGAAGATCAATCCGCTGGGCGGCGCCATCGCACTCGGCCACCCGCTGGGCGCGACCGGTGCGATCCGCACCGCCACGATCGTCCACGGCATGCGCCGTCGCCAGCAGAAGTACGGCATGGTCACCATGTGCATCGGCACCGGCATGGGCGCGGCGGGCATTTTCGAGTCGCTCTGAAGCAGTGCGCACGTCCGTGTTGAACGAAAAAGGCGCCGGAAGGCGCCTTTTTCCTGTGTGCGATGCCTTTGCTCACGCCATCCGCGCACCATTCGGCACCGGCCGCTCCACCGTGGTGATCACCACGCCGGCA encodes the following:
- a CDS encoding acetyl-CoA C-acyltransferase, which translates into the protein MSKQIQEAYIVAATRTPVGKAPKGVFRNTRPDDMLAHVLKSVVAQAPGIDLGRIDDAIIGCAMPEGEQGMNVARIGLLLAGLPNTIAAQTINRFCSSGLQAVAMAADQIRLGNADLMLAGGTESMSMVPMMGNKIAMAPSVFDNDHVAIAYGMGITAEKVAEEWKIAREDQDAFAVASHQKALAAQAAGEFKHEISPYEVISRQPDLAGNTVRLKKLLVEQDEGPRADTSLEGLAKLRTVFRNPQFGGTVTAGTSSQMSDGAAGVLLASEQAIKDYGLTPLARFVSFSVAGVRPEVMGIGPIAAIPKALKQAGLTKDQLDWIELNEAFAAQALAVIRDSDLDPSKINPLGGAIALGHPLGATGAIRTATIVHGMRRRQQKYGMVTMCIGTGMGAAGIFESL